In Aminobacterium sp. MB27-C1, a single genomic region encodes these proteins:
- a CDS encoding penicillin-binding protein 1A: MTQKESTPEEKKKTKKSSYSGKPSFLRKIILLFLLVVCASIAVISVWGALFVREISEELPTTTQILAHKESVASTVYDRDNQVIARLFTENRKPVQLKDVSPWMIKCTLAAEDSSFYQHSGIRLPAIVRALMVDILHRGARQGGSTITQQLARNLFLTHEKTIKRKAKEIMLAIRMEQLFSKDKILEMYLNTIYFGHGAWGVETASKTYFGKEVKDLNLHEAAVMAGLIAAPERYSPLNNMGNAKKRQGYVLGRLVDLGWINSETRDAAYKEEIVLKHTPNKVTEYNRAPYFVAHLLFNYLLPKYGADLVYSGGMEIHTTLDLDLQEEADASIQTLKSQGALIAMDPLTGEVLAMTGGKDFSKSKFNRVTQAYRQPGSAFKPFVFAAALEKGILPTDHFLDAPLSYDIPGEEKKWEPGNYSNKYNGEVTVLDALIHSYNTVAVRMADLIGVTNVVHMARSAGITSPHLPYDLSLALGTASITPMEMAVAFSTFANGGHLVSPFMIREIRSSNGDVLEFHTPEVKDGISPTTAVVIRSLMEDVVQAGTGRRARIPGWETFGKTGTTNDYSDAWFAGGVPGLVTIVYAGNDDHKPLGRNATGSAIAVPVWKRFMEKAVKVLHLPQSFDIPEGLSVEAVQICRESGFLASPNCPAATIFLPTGSIPTTICPLHGGELFASQNDPQAPRLYLLPQDEEHYYTYATFPNGNIPWTFPGTEGTEPGLSPLQKQPIPSQKPAEESNVPTGDAKPYENDPSPAKTIEDRYQDLLKQYGITN, translated from the coding sequence ATGACACAAAAAGAATCAACGCCAGAAGAAAAGAAGAAGACTAAGAAATCATCATATTCTGGCAAACCCAGTTTCCTTCGAAAAATAATTTTACTGTTCCTTTTGGTCGTATGTGCAAGCATAGCAGTTATTTCCGTTTGGGGAGCTTTATTTGTCAGAGAAATTTCGGAAGAGCTGCCGACGACTACTCAAATATTAGCTCATAAAGAGAGTGTTGCAAGCACTGTTTATGATCGTGATAATCAAGTTATAGCACGTTTATTTACAGAAAATAGAAAGCCAGTACAACTGAAAGATGTTTCTCCATGGATGATAAAGTGTACATTGGCTGCAGAAGACTCTTCTTTTTATCAACACAGTGGAATCCGCCTCCCTGCCATAGTACGTGCATTGATGGTCGACATATTGCATCGTGGCGCTAGACAGGGAGGAAGTACCATTACCCAACAATTGGCGCGTAATCTTTTCTTGACTCATGAAAAAACCATAAAAAGAAAAGCAAAAGAGATTATGCTGGCTATCCGAATGGAACAGCTTTTTTCAAAAGACAAAATTTTAGAGATGTACCTTAATACCATTTACTTTGGACACGGAGCATGGGGTGTTGAAACAGCAAGTAAAACATATTTTGGGAAAGAGGTAAAAGACCTCAATCTTCACGAAGCAGCTGTAATGGCTGGCCTGATAGCTGCACCAGAGCGTTATAGCCCACTAAACAATATGGGAAATGCTAAGAAACGACAGGGCTATGTTCTGGGACGTCTCGTTGATTTGGGATGGATTAACAGTGAGACTCGCGATGCTGCCTATAAAGAAGAAATCGTATTAAAACATACTCCCAATAAAGTCACAGAATACAATAGAGCTCCTTACTTTGTTGCGCACTTGCTTTTTAATTATTTGTTACCTAAATATGGAGCAGATCTCGTTTACAGTGGCGGAATGGAAATACATACGACGCTGGATTTAGATCTGCAAGAAGAGGCTGATGCTTCCATTCAAACATTGAAGAGCCAAGGGGCTCTCATTGCCATGGACCCTCTCACAGGAGAGGTGTTAGCCATGACAGGCGGCAAAGATTTCTCAAAGAGTAAATTCAATCGGGTTACACAAGCTTATCGTCAACCTGGTTCTGCTTTTAAACCTTTTGTTTTCGCAGCAGCCTTAGAAAAAGGGATATTGCCAACAGATCATTTTCTTGACGCTCCCCTCTCATACGATATTCCTGGAGAAGAAAAGAAATGGGAACCAGGAAACTATAGCAATAAATATAACGGAGAAGTAACGGTACTTGATGCCCTCATACACTCATACAATACTGTGGCTGTACGAATGGCAGATCTCATAGGAGTAACCAATGTTGTACATATGGCTCGAAGTGCAGGGATTACGTCTCCACATTTGCCTTATGACCTTTCTTTAGCACTGGGAACAGCGAGTATAACACCCATGGAAATGGCTGTCGCCTTTTCTACTTTTGCAAATGGAGGACATCTTGTAAGCCCCTTCATGATTCGTGAAATCCGATCAAGCAATGGTGATGTTCTCGAATTTCATACTCCCGAAGTCAAGGATGGGATTTCTCCGACAACAGCTGTTGTCATCCGATCACTTATGGAAGATGTTGTTCAAGCTGGAACAGGTCGACGGGCACGCATTCCTGGCTGGGAAACTTTTGGAAAAACTGGAACAACAAATGATTACAGCGACGCATGGTTTGCTGGCGGAGTTCCTGGACTCGTTACAATCGTTTATGCTGGTAACGATGATCATAAACCATTAGGAAGGAATGCGACTGGAAGTGCTATCGCCGTTCCCGTCTGGAAACGTTTCATGGAAAAGGCCGTGAAGGTTCTTCACCTTCCTCAATCATTCGACATTCCAGAAGGCCTTTCTGTAGAAGCAGTACAAATATGCAGAGAATCAGGCTTTTTAGCTAGCCCTAACTGCCCTGCCGCTACTATTTTCTTACCTACGGGGTCAATACCGACAACAATATGCCCTCTTCACGGGGGAGAATTATTTGCCAGTCAAAACGATCCTCAAGCACCCAGACTCTATCTACTTCCGCAAGATGAGGAACATTATTACACATATGCAACTTTTCCAAACGGCAATATTCCTTGGACGTTCCCTGGAACAGAAGGCACAGAACCAGGTCTATCTCCCCTACAAAAGCAGCCTATTCCATCCCAGAAGCCTGCTGAAGAGTCCAATGTTCCCACGGGAGATGCAAAACCCTATGAAAATGATCCAAGCCCTGCTAAGACCATTGAAGATAGGTATCAGGATCTTTTAAAGCAGTATGGCATTACAAACTAA
- a CDS encoding type II secretion system F family protein → MTFSYTARTSTGQKTEGSLKADSEEQALAILHESGLFVISLKKRIRLVIKKEKRVTLSLTHLSLFFNHLSAMLSMGGTLSQALCLLEKEMEEPLVSRLVKRVNEKLLHGHSLSESLHLSGKWPIGVISIIRAGEESGELLTVLQHLTSHFRWKRTFQKRLFSAFFYPAFVALVSLVVINILFFKVLPQLESTLNDLGIVFSPLFSISLKVIKIICSVGVIGGGAIIATIYCINHICNVSIGKGAWHWLLSKSRICRNISLARSFQMLAVLLKSGIPLLKALKLAGEISGNKKIRESFSIVAEHISLGHSLSQALLTQKEYLPPLIVPILALSERSGTLIESLIQISVQLNEDSQQNMKRLEVLIEPILITCLGVFLLIFISALFLPLFKTFQNISF, encoded by the coding sequence TTGACCTTTTCATATACTGCACGCACCTCAACTGGGCAAAAGACAGAAGGTTCATTAAAGGCTGATTCTGAGGAACAGGCTTTAGCCATCCTTCACGAGAGTGGCCTCTTTGTTATTTCTCTCAAAAAGCGAATTCGTTTAGTGATTAAAAAAGAGAAGCGCGTTACCCTTTCTCTGACTCATTTATCTCTTTTTTTTAATCATCTTTCTGCAATGCTTTCCATGGGAGGAACTCTTTCTCAAGCTCTTTGCCTCTTAGAGAAAGAGATGGAAGAACCTTTAGTTAGCCGATTAGTAAAGCGTGTAAATGAGAAATTATTGCACGGGCACTCCCTTAGTGAATCCCTTCACCTTTCAGGGAAATGGCCAATAGGGGTTATCTCTATTATCCGTGCCGGTGAAGAAAGTGGAGAATTGCTGACGGTACTTCAACACTTAACTTCCCATTTTAGGTGGAAAAGAACCTTTCAAAAGAGGTTATTCAGTGCCTTTTTTTACCCTGCTTTTGTTGCATTAGTATCTCTTGTTGTAATTAATATCCTTTTTTTTAAAGTCTTGCCGCAATTAGAATCAACACTAAATGATTTGGGAATAGTATTTTCGCCATTATTTTCTATCTCTCTTAAAGTGATAAAAATTATATGCAGCGTTGGTGTTATTGGTGGGGGCGCTATTATTGCAACAATATATTGTATCAATCATATATGCAATGTATCTATAGGAAAAGGTGCATGGCATTGGTTGCTATCAAAAAGCAGAATATGCAGAAACATATCCCTTGCCAGAAGCTTTCAGATGTTAGCTGTGCTTTTAAAATCGGGAATTCCTCTTTTAAAGGCATTAAAACTTGCGGGAGAAATTTCTGGCAATAAAAAAATAAGAGAGAGCTTTTCTATTGTTGCAGAACATATTTCTTTGGGGCATTCTTTGTCTCAAGCACTACTAACTCAAAAAGAGTATTTACCCCCTCTTATTGTCCCTATTTTAGCTCTTTCTGAACGTTCAGGAACATTAATAGAATCTTTAATTCAGATATCTGTTCAACTCAATGAAGATTCACAACAAAACATGAAACGTTTGGAGGTTCTTATAGAGCCTATTTTGATAACATGCCTAGGAGTTTTTCTTCTTATTTTTATCAGTGCATTATTCTTACCATTGTTTAAAACTTTTCAAAATATATCCTTTTAG
- a CDS encoding GspE/PulE family protein: MIVSDLSWNRFCIFLSHIEEFHDFLQQKVSFYNKKAPFLLARLLLQYFPHKEEDIFSCIKAATHMPEAYLPLFPPISEFKELFPYKSMIDMDIVPLLFSSEENKLVIALFDPFLPKNIITKLDLHKFDIVAFLAPLTRIRTSIERLRFSLKLKESSSLSSNDAVKFVDCILHEAVEKQASDIHIEQLSDWSRVRFRVDGFCHTEYVFSSSFHSTVISRIKVMSSMDISDKRRPQDGRFCLQKKQSPLDVRVASIPTLYGEKVVLRLLGSSYIPTNIDQLGLKEEVMTLIFKLLSKREGLLLVTGPTGSGKTTTLHALIDEIDADSLNVTTIEDPIERTHWGVNQIQVDEKAGRSFNVVLRALLRQDPDVILVGEIRDTETAHLAVRAALTGHLVLSTLHTEDAASAPLRLMEMGVPPFLVVSALKAVISQRLVRRVCPHCKNNVESNKSLIGCPSCGGTGFSGRIGVFECLYVSNAIRKLLFQETPVQFIREQAHKEGMESLLEDGIQKVRKGLTTMKEIASLSSDMPMPNEVLN; the protein is encoded by the coding sequence GTGATCGTTTCTGATTTATCGTGGAATAGATTTTGCATATTTCTTTCTCACATAGAAGAATTTCATGATTTTCTTCAACAAAAAGTTTCTTTTTACAATAAGAAAGCTCCTTTTTTACTTGCTAGACTTCTTTTACAGTACTTTCCCCACAAAGAAGAAGATATTTTTTCTTGCATAAAGGCAGCTACTCATATGCCCGAAGCATACCTTCCTTTATTTCCACCGATAAGTGAATTTAAAGAGTTGTTTCCTTATAAAAGCATGATAGATATGGATATAGTGCCGTTATTATTTTCCTCTGAGGAAAATAAATTGGTTATAGCCCTTTTTGATCCCTTTTTACCTAAAAATATTATTACGAAACTTGATCTTCATAAGTTTGATATTGTTGCTTTTTTAGCACCATTAACCAGAATCCGTACTTCCATTGAACGATTACGTTTTTCTCTGAAACTTAAAGAGAGTTCCTCTCTCTCTTCAAATGACGCAGTAAAGTTTGTTGATTGCATATTACATGAAGCTGTGGAAAAACAAGCTTCTGATATTCATATCGAACAACTTTCCGATTGGAGTCGCGTTAGATTTCGTGTAGATGGTTTCTGTCACACAGAATACGTTTTTTCTTCCTCTTTTCACTCAACGGTGATTTCACGAATAAAAGTCATGTCGTCAATGGATATATCTGATAAAAGGCGACCTCAAGATGGTCGATTTTGTCTTCAAAAAAAACAATCCCCCCTTGATGTAAGAGTCGCTTCTATTCCAACTCTTTATGGCGAAAAGGTAGTTTTACGCCTTTTGGGGTCTTCATATATTCCTACAAATATAGACCAACTCGGACTAAAGGAAGAAGTTATGACCCTTATTTTTAAACTGCTTTCAAAACGTGAAGGACTCCTTCTTGTCACGGGACCAACTGGTAGTGGCAAAACAACAACACTACATGCCTTAATAGATGAAATTGATGCCGATTCATTAAATGTAACTACTATAGAGGATCCTATTGAAAGAACTCATTGGGGAGTAAATCAAATACAAGTTGATGAAAAAGCAGGGCGTAGCTTCAACGTAGTTTTGCGTGCTCTTCTTCGACAAGATCCTGATGTGATACTTGTCGGCGAGATAAGAGATACAGAAACGGCTCACCTTGCTGTGCGAGCGGCACTTACTGGACATTTGGTTTTATCAACCTTGCATACGGAAGATGCTGCAAGTGCCCCCTTGCGCCTTATGGAAATGGGCGTGCCTCCCTTTCTTGTCGTATCGGCACTTAAAGCAGTTATATCTCAACGCCTTGTAAGAAGAGTTTGTCCCCATTGCAAAAATAACGTGGAAAGCAATAAATCTCTAATTGGATGTCCTTCTTGTGGTGGAACAGGTTTTTCAGGCAGAATAGGAGTTTTTGAATGTTTATATGTTTCCAATGCAATTAGAAAACTGCTCTTTCAAGAAACTCCTGTCCAATTTATTCGAGAGCAAGCACATAAAGAAGGAATGGAATCTTTATTAGAAGATGGAATACAGAAGGTCAGAAAAGGTTTGACTACGATGAAAGAAATTGCGTCACTTTCTTCGGATATGCCTATGCCTAATGAGGTATTAAATTGA
- the ppsA gene encoding phosphoenolpyruvate synthase, which produces MGTYTYIRWFPEINRNDIPLVGGKGANLGELTQNGVVVPPGFCVTALAYRDFIRVSGLGASIENIIQSIDFENTDDLSQKCEEIRNLIMGASFPQEMAKEVKEAYNSLCAQTKIDNLQVAVRSSATAEDLPDASFAGQQDTYLHISGTEEVLKHVQKCWASLWTARATYYREKQDFNHFEVALSAVVQKMVRSEKSGVMFTANPVTSDINQIMINASWGLGEAVVSGVVTPDEFILEKDHLDVVEKNIAEKNTMIVEKNGGIGTVKVAVKDFLGPDKVKMQCLSDMEIIILGKAGKAIEAIYKSPQDIEWALDKETKELYILQARPITTLKGGEESVDQNTAAPAQKEVKLDVLARGLAASPGIAVGKVLIIHDLNEIARVKDGDILVTGMTNPDMVPAMRKAAAVVTDEGGRTCHAAIVSRELGIPCIVGTKNGTAVLSEGMLVTVDATRGVVFNGNVIPEKKDSAKETASHSDTAAFPIEDLAYQLAPITGTKIYMNLGEPSIIDRYKQLPFDGIGLMRTEFIFTNMVGIHPMYLVKTGQGKLLVDKMSEGITTVAQAIYPRPVVVRMSDFRTNEFRGLKGGEEVEPVENNPMIGWRGVSRYISPEYEAGFRLECQAMRKVREEYGLVNVWMMLPFVRTTWELERVLDILRSEGLERSSSFKLWIMAEVPSVVFAAEEFAQMVDGFSIGSNDLTQLVMGVDRDSGILNNMGYFDERNISVQRAIRILIQAAHKYGKTCSICGQGPSLYPDFAEFLVKEGIDSMSVNPDTVAYTRKLVAAVEQRIILNSIRNSK; this is translated from the coding sequence ATGGGAACATATACGTACATCAGGTGGTTTCCAGAAATAAATCGCAATGATATACCACTTGTTGGAGGGAAAGGTGCTAATCTTGGAGAGCTAACTCAAAATGGAGTGGTTGTGCCTCCAGGGTTTTGTGTGACAGCTTTAGCATACAGAGACTTTATCAGAGTTTCTGGGTTGGGGGCATCTATAGAAAATATCATTCAGAGCATCGATTTTGAAAACACTGATGACCTTTCCCAAAAGTGCGAAGAGATAAGAAACCTTATTATGGGAGCTTCTTTTCCACAAGAAATGGCTAAAGAGGTAAAAGAGGCTTACAATAGCCTTTGTGCACAAACAAAGATTGATAATTTGCAAGTTGCGGTAAGGAGTTCGGCAACGGCAGAAGATTTACCAGATGCATCTTTTGCAGGACAACAGGATACGTATCTTCATATTTCTGGAACAGAAGAGGTCTTAAAGCATGTCCAAAAGTGTTGGGCTTCTCTTTGGACGGCAAGAGCTACATACTATCGAGAAAAACAGGATTTTAACCATTTTGAAGTTGCATTGAGTGCTGTAGTGCAAAAAATGGTGAGGAGCGAGAAATCGGGAGTTATGTTTACTGCTAATCCCGTAACGAGCGATATTAACCAGATTATGATCAATGCCAGCTGGGGATTGGGAGAAGCAGTTGTTTCTGGTGTTGTTACTCCTGATGAATTTATTTTAGAAAAAGATCATCTTGATGTTGTAGAGAAAAATATTGCTGAAAAGAACACAATGATTGTGGAAAAAAATGGTGGCATTGGAACGGTCAAAGTTGCTGTAAAAGATTTTCTTGGACCGGATAAGGTTAAAATGCAGTGTCTTTCTGATATGGAAATTATCATTCTTGGAAAGGCTGGAAAAGCTATAGAAGCCATATATAAAAGCCCGCAGGATATAGAATGGGCTCTGGATAAAGAAACAAAAGAATTATATATACTTCAAGCTCGTCCTATAACGACACTTAAAGGGGGAGAAGAGTCCGTGGATCAGAATACTGCGGCTCCAGCACAGAAAGAAGTTAAATTAGATGTTTTAGCGAGAGGCTTGGCAGCTTCACCTGGCATCGCGGTAGGGAAAGTACTTATCATTCATGATCTTAATGAAATTGCTCGCGTTAAAGATGGTGATATCTTAGTAACTGGAATGACAAATCCTGATATGGTTCCCGCGATGAGAAAGGCTGCTGCTGTCGTTACAGATGAAGGTGGACGTACGTGTCACGCAGCAATAGTTTCAAGAGAGTTGGGAATTCCTTGTATAGTGGGCACTAAAAATGGTACGGCCGTTCTCAGTGAGGGAATGCTTGTTACTGTTGATGCGACACGGGGAGTTGTCTTTAACGGCAACGTTATACCAGAGAAGAAAGATTCCGCAAAAGAAACAGCATCACATTCCGATACGGCTGCATTCCCAATCGAAGATTTGGCATATCAGCTTGCCCCTATTACTGGGACGAAGATTTATATGAACCTCGGCGAACCCTCTATCATTGATCGCTATAAGCAGCTTCCATTTGATGGCATCGGTTTGATGCGTACGGAATTTATATTTACAAATATGGTTGGGATTCACCCCATGTATCTTGTAAAAACAGGGCAAGGAAAACTGCTTGTAGATAAGATGTCTGAAGGTATAACGACTGTGGCACAAGCTATTTACCCTCGTCCCGTTGTTGTTCGCATGAGCGATTTTAGAACCAACGAATTCAGAGGGTTAAAAGGTGGAGAAGAAGTTGAACCTGTAGAGAATAACCCGATGATTGGTTGGCGTGGCGTTTCCCGTTACATTTCTCCAGAGTACGAAGCTGGATTCAGACTGGAATGCCAGGCTATGCGTAAGGTAAGAGAAGAATATGGGCTTGTCAATGTCTGGATGATGCTTCCTTTTGTTCGTACTACCTGGGAACTTGAGCGTGTTCTTGACATACTGCGCTCTGAAGGGCTTGAAAGAAGTTCCTCCTTTAAGCTTTGGATCATGGCTGAGGTTCCTTCTGTTGTCTTTGCAGCTGAAGAATTTGCGCAGATGGTTGACGGTTTCAGTATCGGCAGTAATGATCTTACTCAGCTTGTTATGGGAGTGGATAGAGATTCAGGAATTCTAAATAACATGGGATATTTTGATGAGCGGAACATCTCTGTGCAGCGCGCTATTCGAATACTTATTCAGGCTGCTCATAAATATGGCAAGACGTGCTCAATTTGTGGCCAGGGTCCCTCTCTTTATCCTGATTTTGCGGAATTCCTCGTTAAAGAGGGAATTGACAGCATGAGTGTCAATCCTGATACAGTTGCATATACAAGAAAACTCGTAGCTGCTGTTGAACAGCGTATTATCCTTAATAGCATTAGGAATAGCAAATAG